One Ooceraea biroi isolate clonal line C1 chromosome 6, Obir_v5.4, whole genome shotgun sequence genomic window carries:
- the LOC105279573 gene encoding uncharacterized protein LOC105279573 isoform X3, whose translation MEHPEERYYKLNRFFLSVNGLSPYQNVWNARLIRLVITVILLSSIFVQASTTLTSEVNLEFIIDIIPAILPTFAGIINLYLHHGNIDKYRKLFDHMWRDWALQKTKDEIKIMHDYAETTRLVTLFYTLQVCILFVMYNVWVFMPEILDVISPLNESRPRIETFKVEFFIDKGRYIYLIQSHICLVLVTVTIVLLGSFSILLTFTQHVCGMCKLLGYRAERLFCVIENAAGCDLIRGTKIRCRDTAVFVRLHCNIIQFISLIKACHRVSFLCDLIGILFALSLTLIQVYNNSMLSIPMCLCNQYIKMSSLFQILSIAGNIEKAIKSISFSIIILIYSFISNYMGQRITDMSSNICEKV comes from the exons ATGGAACATCCCGAGGAACGTTACTACAAGTTGAACCGATTTTTTTTATCGGTCAACGGGTTATCGCCTTATCAAAACGTATGGAACGCCCGTTTGATAAGACTCGTTATCACTGTCATCTTATTGTCGTCTATCTTTGTTCAG GCATCGACTACTTTAACGTCTGAAGTCAATCtagaatttataattgatataataccAGCAATTCTACCTACGTTCGCTGGTATAATAAACTTGTATTTACATCACGGGAACATAGACAAG taTAGGAAACTCTTTGACCACATGTGGAGGGACTGGGcgttgcaaaaaacaaaagatgaaattaaaatcatgCACGACTATGCTGAGACTACGAGATTAGTAACGCTTTTTTATACGC TTCAGGTATGCATACTCTTCGTGATGTACAACGTATGGGTATTCATGCCGGAAATTCTTGATGTCATATCGCCCCTGAACGAGTCTCGCCCGCGAATTGAAACCTTTAAAGTCGAATTCTTCATCGACAAAGGCCGATACATTTATCTTATCCAGTCTCATATATGCCTTGTGCTTGTAACCGTAACTATCGTTCTTCTTGGCAGTTTCTCTATTTTACTGACTTTCACGCAACACGTTTGCGGGATGTGCAAGTTGCTGGG GTATCGCGCGGAGCGCTTATTTTGTGTTATCGAGAATGCGGCAGGATGCGATTTAATTCGCGGAACGAAGATACGTTGTAGGGACACGGCTGTTTTCGTACGGCTGCATTGCAACATTATACA ATTCATTAGCCTAATCAAAGCTTGCCATAGAGTATCATTTCTATGTGACCTCATAGGAATACTGTTTGCTCTGAGTTTGACGTTAATACAGGTATACAACAATAGTATGTTAAGCATTCCAATGTGTTTATGtaatcaatatataaaaatgagttCTCTCTTTCAGATATTATCCATTGCCGGCAATATTGAGAAAGCTATTAAATCTATTagtttttctattataatactgATATATTCGTTTATATCTAATTACATGGGACAAAGAATAACAGACATGAGTTCTAACATATGCGAGAAAGTGTAG
- the LOC105279573 gene encoding uncharacterized protein LOC105279573 isoform X1, whose translation MEHPEERYYKLNRFFLSVNGLSPYQNVWNARLIRLVITVILLSSIFVQASTTLTSEVNLEFIIDIIPAILPTFAGIINLYLHHGNIDKYRKLFDHMWRDWALQKTKDEIKIMHDYAETTRLVTLFYTLQVCILFVMYNVWVFMPEILDVISPLNESRPRIETFKVEFFIDKGRYIYLIQSHICLVLVTVTIVLLGSFSILLTFTQHVCGMCKLLGYRAERLFCVIENAAGCDLIRGTKIRCRDTAVFVRLHCNIIQFISLIKACHRVSFLCDLIGILFALSLTLIQVYNNSMLSIPMCLCNQYIKMSSLFQILSIAGNIEKAIKSISFSIIILIYSFISNYMGQRITDMSSNICEKVYNCAWYNVAVSEQKSVLLIISRRFHPLVLTANKFYTMSLQNFGMILQTVISYCMFFRQI comes from the exons ATGGAACATCCCGAGGAACGTTACTACAAGTTGAACCGATTTTTTTTATCGGTCAACGGGTTATCGCCTTATCAAAACGTATGGAACGCCCGTTTGATAAGACTCGTTATCACTGTCATCTTATTGTCGTCTATCTTTGTTCAG GCATCGACTACTTTAACGTCTGAAGTCAATCtagaatttataattgatataataccAGCAATTCTACCTACGTTCGCTGGTATAATAAACTTGTATTTACATCACGGGAACATAGACAAG taTAGGAAACTCTTTGACCACATGTGGAGGGACTGGGcgttgcaaaaaacaaaagatgaaattaaaatcatgCACGACTATGCTGAGACTACGAGATTAGTAACGCTTTTTTATACGC TTCAGGTATGCATACTCTTCGTGATGTACAACGTATGGGTATTCATGCCGGAAATTCTTGATGTCATATCGCCCCTGAACGAGTCTCGCCCGCGAATTGAAACCTTTAAAGTCGAATTCTTCATCGACAAAGGCCGATACATTTATCTTATCCAGTCTCATATATGCCTTGTGCTTGTAACCGTAACTATCGTTCTTCTTGGCAGTTTCTCTATTTTACTGACTTTCACGCAACACGTTTGCGGGATGTGCAAGTTGCTGGG GTATCGCGCGGAGCGCTTATTTTGTGTTATCGAGAATGCGGCAGGATGCGATTTAATTCGCGGAACGAAGATACGTTGTAGGGACACGGCTGTTTTCGTACGGCTGCATTGCAACATTATACA ATTCATTAGCCTAATCAAAGCTTGCCATAGAGTATCATTTCTATGTGACCTCATAGGAATACTGTTTGCTCTGAGTTTGACGTTAATACAGGTATACAACAATAGTATGTTAAGCATTCCAATGTGTTTATGtaatcaatatataaaaatgagttCTCTCTTTCAGATATTATCCATTGCCGGCAATATTGAGAAAGCTATTAAATCTATTagtttttctattataatactgATATATTCGTTTATATCTAATTACATGGGACAAAGAATAACAGACATGAGTTCTAACATATGCGAGAAAGT GTACAATTGTGCATGGTATAATGTAGCTGTTTCGGAGCAGAAATCTGTACTACTCATAATAAGTCGACGTTTCCATCCACTTGTGCTGACTGCCAATAAGTTTTATACAATGTCTCTGCAGAATTTTGGAATG ATTCTTCAAACGGTGATCTCGTATTGCATGTTCTTCAGACAAATATGA
- the LOC105279573 gene encoding uncharacterized protein LOC105279573 isoform X2 gives MEHPEERYYKLNRFFLSVNGLSPYQNVWNARLIRLVITVILLSSIFVQASTTLTSEVNLEFIIDIIPAILPTFAGIINLYLHHGNIDKYRKLFDHMWRDWALQKTKDEIKIMHDYAETTRLVTLFYTLQVCILFVMYNVWVFMPEILDVISPLNESRPRIETFKVEFFIDKGRYIYLIQSHICLVLVTVTIVLLGSFSILLTFTQHVCGMCKLLGYRAERLFCVIENAAGCDLIRGTKIRCRDTAVFVRLHCNIIQFISLIKACHRVSFLCDLIGILFALSLTLIQILSIAGNIEKAIKSISFSIIILIYSFISNYMGQRITDMSSNICEKVYNCAWYNVAVSEQKSVLLIISRRFHPLVLTANKFYTMSLQNFGMILQTVISYCMFFRQI, from the exons ATGGAACATCCCGAGGAACGTTACTACAAGTTGAACCGATTTTTTTTATCGGTCAACGGGTTATCGCCTTATCAAAACGTATGGAACGCCCGTTTGATAAGACTCGTTATCACTGTCATCTTATTGTCGTCTATCTTTGTTCAG GCATCGACTACTTTAACGTCTGAAGTCAATCtagaatttataattgatataataccAGCAATTCTACCTACGTTCGCTGGTATAATAAACTTGTATTTACATCACGGGAACATAGACAAG taTAGGAAACTCTTTGACCACATGTGGAGGGACTGGGcgttgcaaaaaacaaaagatgaaattaaaatcatgCACGACTATGCTGAGACTACGAGATTAGTAACGCTTTTTTATACGC TTCAGGTATGCATACTCTTCGTGATGTACAACGTATGGGTATTCATGCCGGAAATTCTTGATGTCATATCGCCCCTGAACGAGTCTCGCCCGCGAATTGAAACCTTTAAAGTCGAATTCTTCATCGACAAAGGCCGATACATTTATCTTATCCAGTCTCATATATGCCTTGTGCTTGTAACCGTAACTATCGTTCTTCTTGGCAGTTTCTCTATTTTACTGACTTTCACGCAACACGTTTGCGGGATGTGCAAGTTGCTGGG GTATCGCGCGGAGCGCTTATTTTGTGTTATCGAGAATGCGGCAGGATGCGATTTAATTCGCGGAACGAAGATACGTTGTAGGGACACGGCTGTTTTCGTACGGCTGCATTGCAACATTATACA ATTCATTAGCCTAATCAAAGCTTGCCATAGAGTATCATTTCTATGTGACCTCATAGGAATACTGTTTGCTCTGAGTTTGACGTTAATACAG ATATTATCCATTGCCGGCAATATTGAGAAAGCTATTAAATCTATTagtttttctattataatactgATATATTCGTTTATATCTAATTACATGGGACAAAGAATAACAGACATGAGTTCTAACATATGCGAGAAAGT GTACAATTGTGCATGGTATAATGTAGCTGTTTCGGAGCAGAAATCTGTACTACTCATAATAAGTCGACGTTTCCATCCACTTGTGCTGACTGCCAATAAGTTTTATACAATGTCTCTGCAGAATTTTGGAATG ATTCTTCAAACGGTGATCTCGTATTGCATGTTCTTCAGACAAATATGA